A DNA window from Staphylococcus warneri contains the following coding sequences:
- a CDS encoding CtsR family transcriptional regulator, translating to MHNMSDIIEQYIKHLFEETNEDVVEIQRANIAQRFDCVPSQLNYVIKTRFTNEHGYEIESKRGGGGYIRITKIENKDETGYINHLLQLIGPSISQQQALYLIDGLLDKGLVNEREAKMIIAAIDRETLKMDIVSRDIIRANILKRILPVINYY from the coding sequence ATGCATAATATGTCCGACATCATAGAACAGTACATTAAACATTTATTTGAAGAAACCAATGAAGATGTGGTGGAAATTCAAAGAGCAAATATTGCTCAACGTTTTGACTGCGTCCCTTCTCAATTAAACTATGTGATTAAAACTAGATTTACAAATGAGCATGGTTACGAAATAGAAAGTAAACGTGGTGGTGGAGGATACATCCGAATCACGAAAATTGAAAACAAAGATGAAACAGGTTATATTAATCATTTACTTCAATTAATAGGTCCTTCAATATCTCAACAACAAGCACTTTATTTAATAGATGGCTTGTTAGATAAAGGACTTGTGAATGAAAGAGAAGCAAAAATGATTATTGCTGCTATTGATCGAGAAACGTTAAAAATGGATATTGTTTCTCGAGATATTATTAGAGCAAATATTCTTAAACGAATTTTACCTGTCATAAATTATTACTAG
- the gltX gene encoding glutamate--tRNA ligase, which yields MSERVRVRYAPSPTGYLHIGNARTALFNYLFAKHYGGDFVVRIEDTDSKRNLEDGESSQFDNLKWLGLEWDESVDKDKGYGPYRQSERADIYNPLIKQLLEEDKAYKCYMTEEELEAEREAQIARGEMPRYGGQHAHLTEEQRQQFEAEGRQPSIRFRVPKDKTYTFNDMVKGEISFDSNNMGDWVIVKKDGVPTYNFAVAIDDHYMEISDVIRGDDHVSNTPKQLMIYEAFGWEAPRFAHMSLIVNEERKKLSKRDGQILQFIEQYRDLGYLPEALFNFITLLGWSPEGEEEIYSKEEFIKIFDEKRLSKSPAFFDKQKLAWVNNQYMKQKDTETVFELALPHLIKANLIPENPSEEDLDWGRKLVALYQKEMSYAGEIVPLSEMFFNDMPEFGEEEKEVINGEQVPELMTHLYSKLEALEPFEAAEIKKAIKEVQKETGIKGKQLFMPIRVAVTGQMHGPELPNTIEVLGKDKVLSRLKEYI from the coding sequence ATGAGTGAACGCGTAAGAGTAAGATACGCACCAAGTCCAACAGGATACTTGCATATCGGCAATGCACGTACGGCTTTGTTTAACTATTTATTTGCTAAACACTATGGCGGCGATTTTGTAGTACGTATTGAAGATACTGATAGCAAACGTAATTTAGAAGATGGCGAATCTTCACAATTCGATAACTTAAAATGGTTAGGATTAGAATGGGACGAATCAGTTGATAAAGATAAAGGTTATGGACCATATCGTCAATCTGAACGTGCAGATATCTATAACCCACTGATTAAGCAATTATTAGAAGAAGACAAAGCTTATAAATGTTATATGACTGAAGAAGAATTAGAAGCAGAACGTGAAGCTCAAATAGCACGTGGAGAAATGCCAAGATATGGTGGTCAACACGCTCATTTAACAGAAGAACAACGTCAACAATTCGAAGCGGAAGGTCGTCAACCATCAATTAGATTCCGTGTACCTAAAGATAAAACATATACTTTTAACGATATGGTTAAAGGTGAAATTTCGTTTGATTCAAATAATATGGGCGACTGGGTTATCGTGAAAAAAGACGGTGTGCCAACGTATAACTTTGCAGTAGCAATTGATGATCATTACATGGAAATCAGTGATGTTATTCGCGGTGATGACCATGTTTCAAATACGCCAAAACAATTAATGATTTATGAAGCATTTGGATGGGAAGCACCAAGATTTGCTCATATGTCACTTATTGTTAATGAAGAACGCAAGAAACTAAGTAAACGTGATGGGCAAATTTTACAATTTATCGAGCAATATCGTGATTTAGGTTATTTACCAGAAGCGTTATTTAACTTTATTACATTATTAGGTTGGTCACCTGAAGGTGAAGAAGAAATTTATTCTAAAGAAGAATTTATTAAAATCTTTGATGAAAAACGATTATCTAAATCACCTGCATTCTTTGATAAACAAAAATTAGCATGGGTCAATAACCAATATATGAAACAAAAAGATACTGAAACAGTATTTGAATTAGCACTACCACATTTAATTAAAGCTAACTTAATCCCAGAAAACCCTTCTGAAGAAGATTTAGATTGGGGACGTAAACTTGTAGCTTTATACCAAAAAGAAATGAGTTATGCTGGAGAAATCGTACCACTTTCAGAAATGTTCTTTAATGATATGCCTGAATTTGGAGAAGAAGAAAAAGAAGTAATCAATGGTGAACAAGTGCCAGAACTAATGACACATTTATATAGCAAATTAGAAGCACTTGAACCATTCGAAGCAGCGGAAATTAAAAAAGCGATTAAAGAAGTACAAAAAGAAACTGGCATTAAAGGTAAACAATTATTTATGCCAATTCGTGTTGCAGTTACAGGACAAATGCATGGCCCTGAATTACCAAATACAATTGAAGTGCTTGGTAAAGACAAAGTATTATCACGATTGAAAGAATATATTTAA
- the cysE gene encoding serine O-acetyltransferase has translation MRDDIKMVFEQDPAARSTIEVVTTYAGLHAVWSHLIAHKLYNNQRYVAARAISQISRFFTGIEIHPGAKIGKRLFIDHGMGVVIGETCTIGDNVTIYQGVTLGGTGKEKGKRHPDIGDNVLIAAGSKVLGNIQISSNVNIGANSVVLQSVPSYSTVVGIPGHIVKQDGKRIGKTFDHRNLPDPLYEQIKHLERQLEKTRNGEIQDDYII, from the coding sequence ATGAGAGACGATATAAAAATGGTGTTTGAACAGGATCCAGCGGCGCGCTCAACTATTGAAGTTGTTACAACATATGCAGGATTACATGCTGTATGGAGTCATTTGATCGCACATAAATTATATAATAATCAACGTTATGTAGCTGCTAGAGCTATTTCACAAATATCTAGATTTTTTACAGGTATTGAAATTCATCCTGGGGCTAAAATTGGGAAACGCTTATTTATCGACCATGGTATGGGCGTAGTTATTGGTGAAACGTGCACGATTGGAGATAACGTAACGATATATCAAGGTGTAACTTTAGGTGGGACTGGTAAAGAAAAAGGTAAAAGGCATCCAGATATCGGTGATAATGTCCTTATCGCAGCTGGATCAAAGGTTTTAGGTAATATTCAAATTAGTTCTAACGTAAATATAGGCGCGAATTCAGTAGTGCTACAATCAGTACCAAGTTATTCTACAGTTGTAGGTATACCAGGCCATATTGTAAAACAAGATGGTAAACGTATTGGTAAAACATTCGATCATCGTAATTTACCTGATCCATTATATGAACAAATTAAACACTTAGAAAGACAACTTGAAAAAACAAGAAACGGAGAGATTCAAGATGATTACATTATATAA
- the cysS gene encoding cysteine--tRNA ligase: MITLYNTLTRQKETFEPIEPGKVKMYVCGPTVYNYIHIGNARPAINYDVVRRYFEYKGYEVIYVSNFTDVDDKLIKRSKELNESVPEIADKYIKAFYEDVGALNVKKATSNPRVMNHMDEIIDFIKKLVDEGYAYESNGDVYFRTRQFKDYGKLSHQSIDDLKVGARIEAGDQKEDALDFTLWKKAKPGEISWESPFGEGRPGWHIECSVMAFHELGPTIDIHAGGSDLQFPHHENEIAQSEAHNHAPFANYWMHNGFINIDNEKMSKSLGNFILVHDIIKEIDPDVLRFFMISVHYRSPINYNLELVSAAKSGLERIRNSYQLIEEREAIATDIDNQEEYINQIDQILENFEAVMDDDFNTANAVTAWYDLAKLANRYVLENVTSTKVIAKFKEVYQIFSDVLGVPLKGNQQDDLLDEEIEQLIEERNEARKNKDFARADEIRDHLKEQNIILEDTPQGVRFKRG, translated from the coding sequence ATGATTACATTATATAATACGTTAACACGTCAAAAAGAAACATTTGAACCAATAGAACCAGGTAAGGTGAAAATGTACGTTTGTGGTCCAACTGTTTATAACTATATCCATATTGGAAATGCAAGACCGGCGATAAATTATGACGTTGTACGTAGATATTTTGAATATAAAGGTTATGAAGTGATATATGTATCTAACTTTACAGATGTCGACGATAAATTAATCAAGCGTTCAAAAGAATTAAACGAAAGTGTTCCTGAAATTGCAGATAAATATATTAAGGCATTCTATGAAGACGTAGGTGCACTGAATGTTAAAAAAGCAACATCAAATCCGAGAGTTATGAATCATATGGATGAGATTATTGATTTTATCAAAAAATTAGTAGATGAAGGATATGCATATGAAAGTAATGGGGATGTCTATTTTAGAACACGTCAATTTAAAGACTACGGTAAGTTAAGTCATCAATCAATTGATGATTTAAAAGTAGGTGCACGTATCGAAGCAGGCGATCAGAAGGAAGATGCACTTGATTTCACTTTATGGAAAAAGGCTAAGCCAGGTGAAATTAGTTGGGAAAGTCCATTTGGAGAAGGTCGACCAGGCTGGCATATAGAATGTTCAGTAATGGCGTTTCATGAACTTGGTCCAACTATTGATATTCATGCAGGTGGATCAGATTTACAATTCCCTCACCATGAAAATGAAATTGCACAATCTGAAGCACATAACCATGCCCCATTTGCCAACTATTGGATGCATAATGGCTTTATCAATATTGATAATGAAAAAATGAGTAAGTCATTAGGCAACTTTATTTTAGTACATGATATTATCAAAGAAATTGACCCAGACGTATTACGATTCTTTATGATTAGTGTTCATTATCGTAGCCCAATCAACTATAATTTAGAACTTGTGAGTGCTGCTAAAAGTGGACTTGAACGTATTAGAAATAGCTATCAACTTATCGAAGAAAGAGAAGCTATTGCGACAGATATAGATAATCAAGAAGAATATATCAATCAAATTGATCAAATATTAGAGAACTTTGAAGCTGTAATGGATGATGATTTTAACACTGCTAATGCAGTGACTGCATGGTATGATTTAGCCAAATTAGCGAATAGATATGTTTTAGAAAATGTAACATCAACTAAAGTAATTGCTAAATTCAAAGAAGTATATCAAATATTCAGTGACGTCTTAGGTGTTCCGCTAAAAGGCAACCAACAAGATGATTTATTAGATGAAGAAATAGAGCAATTAATAGAAGAGCGAAATGAAGCTCGCAAAAATAAAGACTTCGCACGTGCTGATGAAATTAGAGACCATTTAAAAGAGCAAAATATTATATTAGAAGATACCCCTCAAGGTGTTAGATTTAAACGTGGATAA
- a CDS encoding ATP-dependent Clp protease ATP-binding subunit: MLFGRLTERAQRVLAHAQEEAIRLNHSNIGTEHLLLGLMKEPEGIAAKVLESFNITEDKVIEEVEKLIGHGQAPMATLHYTPRAKKVIELSMDEARKLHHNFVGTEHILLGLIRENEGVAARVFANLDLNITKARAQVVKALGSPEMSNKNAQANKSNNTPTLDSLARDLTIIAKDGTLDPVVGRDKEITRVIEVLSRRTKNNPVLIGEPGVGKTAIAEGLAQAIVNNEVPETLKNKRVMSLDMGTVVAGTKYRGEFEERLKKVMEEIHQAGNVILFIDELHTLVGAGGAEGAIDASNILKPALARGELQCIGATTLDEYRKNIEKDAALERRFQPIQVDEPTVEDTVSILKGLRDRYEAHHRINISDEALEAAAKLSHRYVSDRFLPDKAIDLIDEASSKVRLKSHTTPNNLKEIEQQIEKVKNEKDAAVHAQEFENAANLRDKQTKLEKQYEEAKNEWKNSQDGVSTSLSEEDIAEVIAGWTGIPLTRINETESDRLLNLEDTLHDRVIGQKDAVTSISKAVRRARAGLKDPKRPIGSFIFLGPTGVGKTELARALAESMFGEDDAMIRVDMSEFMEKHAVSRLVGAPPGYVGHDDGGQLTEKVRRKPYSVILFDEIEKAHPDVFNILLQVLDDGHLTDTKGRQVDFRNTVIIMTSNVGAQELQDQRFAGFGGADDGQDYESIRKTMMKELKNAFRPEFLNRVDDIIVFHKLSKEELKEIVTMMVNKLTLRLSEQNINIKVTEKAKEKIAEEGYDPEYGARPLIRAIQKTVEDNLSELILDGNQLEGKEVTVDHDGEEFKYDIQDRKEDKASTEA, encoded by the coding sequence ATGCTATTTGGTAGATTAACTGAACGTGCGCAAAGAGTATTAGCTCATGCACAAGAAGAAGCAATTCGATTGAACCATTCAAATATTGGAACAGAACATCTTTTATTAGGTCTAATGAAAGAACCTGAAGGTATCGCAGCAAAAGTATTAGAAAGCTTTAATATTACAGAGGATAAAGTTATTGAAGAGGTTGAAAAACTTATCGGTCATGGTCAAGCTCCTATGGCAACATTACATTATACACCTAGAGCTAAAAAAGTGATTGAATTATCAATGGACGAAGCACGTAAACTACATCACAATTTTGTAGGAACAGAACATATTTTACTTGGCTTAATCCGTGAAAATGAAGGTGTAGCGGCGCGTGTATTTGCTAACCTTGATTTAAATATTACAAAAGCACGTGCACAAGTAGTTAAAGCATTAGGTAGCCCAGAAATGAGTAATAAAAATGCTCAAGCAAATAAATCTAATAACACACCAACATTAGATAGTTTAGCACGTGATTTAACAATTATTGCTAAAGATGGCACATTAGATCCAGTTGTGGGTCGAGACAAAGAAATTACACGAGTTATAGAAGTATTAAGTCGTCGTACTAAAAATAATCCTGTATTAATTGGTGAGCCAGGTGTAGGTAAAACAGCTATTGCGGAAGGTTTAGCTCAAGCTATAGTAAATAATGAAGTACCGGAAACACTTAAAAACAAACGTGTCATGTCACTAGATATGGGTACTGTTGTAGCTGGTACAAAATACCGTGGTGAATTTGAAGAACGATTGAAAAAAGTAATGGAAGAAATTCATCAAGCTGGCAATGTGATTCTATTTATTGATGAATTGCATACATTAGTAGGTGCAGGTGGTGCAGAAGGTGCAATAGATGCTTCAAATATCTTAAAACCAGCATTAGCACGTGGCGAATTACAATGTATTGGTGCAACAACGTTAGACGAATATCGTAAAAACATTGAAAAAGATGCTGCGTTAGAGCGTCGTTTCCAACCTATTCAAGTTGATGAGCCTACAGTTGAAGACACTGTATCAATTTTAAAAGGACTTCGTGATCGCTATGAAGCGCATCATCGCATCAATATTTCAGATGAAGCTTTAGAAGCGGCTGCTAAATTAAGCCATCGCTATGTGTCAGATCGATTTTTACCAGACAAAGCGATTGACCTTATCGATGAAGCAAGTTCAAAAGTAAGATTGAAAAGTCATACAACACCTAATAATTTAAAAGAAATTGAACAACAAATTGAAAAAGTAAAAAATGAAAAAGATGCAGCTGTCCATGCACAAGAATTTGAAAATGCAGCTAATCTTAGAGATAAACAAACAAAATTAGAAAAACAATATGAAGAAGCTAAAAATGAATGGAAAAACTCACAAGATGGGGTAAGTACATCATTATCAGAAGAAGATATTGCTGAGGTTATTGCAGGTTGGACAGGTATCCCATTAACTAGAATTAATGAAACAGAATCAGATCGTTTACTAAATCTTGAAGATACCCTACATGATAGAGTTATTGGTCAAAAAGATGCCGTGACATCTATCAGTAAAGCTGTTAGACGTGCAAGAGCAGGCTTAAAAGACCCTAAACGTCCAATTGGTAGCTTTATATTCTTAGGACCTACAGGTGTGGGTAAAACTGAATTAGCTCGTGCTTTAGCAGAATCAATGTTTGGTGAAGATGATGCTATGATTAGAGTTGATATGAGTGAGTTTATGGAAAAACATGCTGTCAGTCGTTTAGTCGGAGCCCCTCCAGGCTATGTTGGACATGATGATGGCGGTCAATTAACTGAAAAAGTAAGACGTAAACCATATTCAGTTATCCTATTTGATGAAATTGAAAAAGCACATCCAGATGTATTTAATATACTTTTACAAGTTTTAGATGATGGTCATTTAACGGATACCAAAGGACGTCAAGTTGACTTCCGAAATACAGTTATCATTATGACATCAAATGTTGGTGCTCAAGAATTACAAGATCAACGTTTCGCTGGTTTCGGTGGTGCAGATGATGGTCAAGACTATGAATCTATACGTAAAACAATGATGAAAGAGCTTAAAAATGCTTTCCGTCCTGAGTTCTTAAACCGTGTGGATGATATTATTGTATTCCACAAATTATCTAAAGAAGAACTTAAAGAAATCGTCACTATGATGGTGAATAAATTAACATTGCGTTTATCAGAACAAAATATTAATATCAAAGTTACTGAAAAAGCCAAAGAAAAAATTGCTGAAGAAGGATATGATCCAGAATATGGTGCAAGACCATTGATTCGTGCAATTCAAAAAACAGTTGAAGACAATCTAAGTGAATTGATCTTAGACGGAAATCAATTGGAAGGTAAAGAAGTAACAGTAGATCATGACGGTGAAGAGTTTAAATATGACATTCAAGATAGAAAAGAAGATAAAGCATCTACTGAAGCGTAA
- the radA gene encoding DNA repair protein RadA: protein MAKKKIIFECMACGYQSPKWMGKCPNCGAWNQMEEIVEKAANPKHGVKSKETAGKVQTLDSIKNESTPRVLTESKEFNRVLGGGIVNGSLVLIGGDPGIGKSTLLLQICASLSQSKNVLYITGEESINQTKLRADRLEEDSSKLQVLAETDLEVIYQTVKDINPDLLVVDSIQTIYHPEISSAPGSVSQVRESTQSLMNIAKQMNIATFIVGHVTKEGQIAGPRLLEHMVDTVLYFEGDEHHAYRILRAVKNRFGSTNEMGIFEMKQSGLKGVLNPSEMFLEERSTNVPGSTIVSTMEGTRPLLIEVQALVTPTTFNNPRRMATGIDHNRLSLLMAVLEKKENYLLQQQDAYIKVAGGVKLTEPAVDLSIIVATASSFKDKAVDGLDCFIGEVGLTGEVRRVARIEQRVQEAAKLGFKRVIIPQTNIGGWTFPEDIKVVGVSSVHEALKYAFNS from the coding sequence TTGGCCAAGAAAAAGATAATATTTGAATGTATGGCATGTGGCTATCAATCTCCAAAATGGATGGGAAAGTGTCCTAATTGTGGTGCATGGAACCAGATGGAAGAAATAGTAGAAAAAGCTGCCAATCCTAAACATGGTGTTAAATCTAAAGAAACAGCAGGGAAAGTACAAACATTAGATAGTATCAAAAATGAATCTACACCACGCGTTCTTACAGAATCTAAAGAATTTAACCGTGTACTAGGGGGAGGAATAGTTAATGGATCATTAGTATTAATAGGCGGAGATCCAGGTATTGGTAAATCCACGTTACTACTACAAATTTGTGCCTCACTCTCACAATCTAAAAATGTTCTATATATCACAGGTGAGGAATCAATCAATCAAACAAAATTACGTGCAGATCGTTTGGAAGAAGACTCGAGTAAATTACAAGTATTAGCTGAAACGGATTTAGAAGTCATTTATCAAACAGTTAAAGACATTAATCCGGATTTACTAGTAGTTGACTCTATTCAAACAATATACCATCCAGAAATTAGCTCTGCACCAGGATCTGTGTCACAGGTTAGAGAAAGTACGCAAAGCTTAATGAATATAGCTAAACAAATGAACATAGCTACATTTATTGTTGGGCATGTTACAAAAGAAGGACAAATTGCAGGACCTAGATTACTTGAACACATGGTGGATACTGTATTGTATTTTGAAGGTGATGAGCATCATGCTTATCGAATACTACGAGCAGTTAAAAACCGTTTTGGTTCGACTAATGAGATGGGAATATTTGAAATGAAACAAAGTGGTCTAAAAGGTGTGCTAAATCCTTCAGAGATGTTTTTAGAAGAACGTTCAACTAATGTGCCAGGTTCAACAATTGTTTCAACTATGGAAGGTACAAGACCACTACTTATTGAAGTACAGGCGCTTGTAACACCGACAACATTTAATAATCCGCGTCGTATGGCTACCGGTATCGATCACAATCGTTTAAGCTTATTAATGGCTGTTTTAGAGAAAAAAGAAAATTATCTATTACAACAACAAGATGCTTATATTAAGGTTGCTGGCGGCGTGAAATTAACTGAACCTGCAGTTGATTTAAGTATCATTGTAGCTACAGCTTCAAGCTTTAAGGACAAAGCTGTAGACGGCTTAGACTGCTTTATTGGCGAGGTTGGTCTAACAGGAGAAGTAAGACGTGTAGCTAGAATAGAACAACGTGTTCAAGAAGCAGCAAAGTTAGGATTTAAGAGAGTTATTATTCCTCAAACTAATATAGGTGGTTGGACTTTCCCGGAAGATATAAAAGTAGTAGGTGTTTCATCAGTACATGAAGCATTAAAATACGCATTTAATTCATAA
- a CDS encoding protein arginine kinase has translation MSDLEPNISEWMKTNKEAPVVISSRIRLARNLENHVHPLMFPTEQDGFRVINEVQDALPSMTLKRLDMMDQQNKMKLVAKHLVSPELIKQPASAVLLNDDESISVMINEEDHIRIQALGTDLSLERLYKEASALDDEIDQQLDISYDEHLGYLTTCPTNIGTGMRASVMLHLPGLSIMKRMSGIAQTINRFGFTIRGIYGEGSQVYGHIYQVSNQLTLGKTEEEIIENLTEVINQIINEELQIRSRLDKHKHIETLDRVHRSLGILQNSRLISMEEASYRLSEVKLGIDLNYIELDNFKFNEFMVGIQTPFLFDEEDETPVNEKRANVLREHIK, from the coding sequence ATGAGTGACTTAGAACCTAACATTAGTGAGTGGATGAAAACGAATAAAGAAGCACCAGTGGTCATTTCTTCAAGAATTCGCCTAGCAAGAAATCTTGAAAATCATGTTCACCCACTCATGTTTCCGACAGAACAAGATGGATTTAGAGTAATAAATGAAGTACAAGATGCATTACCTAGCATGACTTTAAAAAGACTAGATATGATGGACCAACAAAATAAAATGAAATTGGTAGCTAAACATTTGGTAAGTCCAGAGTTGATCAAACAACCAGCATCGGCTGTTCTACTAAATGATGATGAATCTATTAGTGTCATGATTAATGAAGAAGATCATATTAGAATTCAAGCGCTTGGTACAGATTTATCATTAGAAAGATTGTATAAAGAAGCGTCAGCACTAGATGATGAAATCGACCAACAACTTGATATTAGCTATGATGAACATTTAGGGTATTTAACCACATGTCCTACTAATATCGGAACTGGTATGAGAGCAAGTGTGATGTTGCATTTGCCTGGTCTTTCTATCATGAAAAGAATGTCAGGTATAGCACAGACCATTAACCGATTTGGTTTTACCATTCGAGGAATATATGGTGAAGGCTCACAAGTTTATGGCCACATTTACCAGGTTTCAAACCAATTAACATTGGGGAAAACAGAAGAAGAAATCATAGAGAATTTAACAGAAGTAATCAATCAAATTATAAATGAAGAACTTCAAATCCGATCAAGATTAGATAAACATAAACATATAGAAACATTAGATAGAGTCCATCGTTCATTAGGAATATTGCAAAATAGCAGACTTATCTCTATGGAAGAGGCATCTTATCGATTGAGTGAAGTTAAATTAGGCATAGATTTAAATTATATCGAACTTGATAATTTTAAATTCAATGAATTTATGGTTGGTATTCAAACACCATTTTTATTTGATGAAGAAGATGAAACACCAGTCAATGAAAAGAGAGCGAATGTTTTAAGAGAACATATAAAATAG
- a CDS encoding UvrB/UvrC motif-containing protein produces MLCENCHLNEAEVKLTVKSKDGMQEKWVCSTCAQGDNPWTHQEQSSYHHQDDIEEAFVVKQILQHLATKHGINFQEMAFQEEKRCPTCHMTLKDIAHVGKFGCSNCYATFKDDILDIVRRVQGGQYEHVGKVPQSSYHKLALKKKIEEKKQYLQQLIDEQDFEQAAIVRDEIKSLSEESEVQHDE; encoded by the coding sequence TTGCTTTGTGAAAATTGCCATTTAAATGAAGCTGAAGTTAAATTAACTGTTAAAAGTAAAGATGGTATGCAAGAAAAATGGGTGTGTAGTACTTGTGCGCAAGGTGATAACCCATGGACACACCAAGAGCAATCATCCTATCATCATCAAGATGATATAGAAGAAGCATTTGTTGTAAAGCAAATATTACAACATTTAGCAACTAAACATGGTATTAATTTTCAAGAAATGGCATTTCAGGAAGAAAAAAGATGTCCAACTTGTCATATGACGTTAAAAGACATAGCACATGTAGGCAAATTTGGTTGTTCTAATTGCTATGCCACATTTAAGGATGACATCCTAGACATAGTAAGACGTGTGCAAGGCGGTCAATATGAACATGTAGGAAAGGTACCTCAATCTTCTTATCATAAGCTTGCACTTAAAAAGAAAATCGAAGAGAAAAAGCAATATTTACAACAATTAATAGATGAACAAGATTTCGAACAGGCAGCTATTGTTCGAGACGAAATCAAATCGCTAAGTGAAGAGAGCGAGGTGCAACATGATGAGTGA
- a CDS encoding PIN/TRAM domain-containing protein, which translates to MNPLRLMVVAIYMIIGATLGIIIIPEVVNDLGFSQYPILTNHYIDGLIGIIVFFIIFGFFIKQITFAFKELEHTIMKRSAVEILFATIGLIIGLLISVMISFILELIGNSVLNHFIPIIITMILCYFGFQFGLKKRDEMLMFLPENISRSMSQHSFKAIPKIIDTSAIIDGRVIDIMKCGFMDGEVLIPQGVINELQVIADANDSVKREKGQRGLDKLNQIYDLDYPTRVIHPTKSHSDIDTLLIKLAKQYHAHIITTDFNLNKVCHVHGISALNVNDLSEAIKPNVHQGDHLNILLTKMGKEPGQGVGYLDDGTMVVVDNAKKLIGQHVDLEVISLLQTSSGRIVFAKNLNEITEE; encoded by the coding sequence ATGAATCCATTAAGATTAATGGTTGTAGCCATTTATATGATTATAGGTGCTACTTTAGGAATTATTATTATCCCTGAAGTTGTAAATGATTTAGGATTTAGTCAATATCCCATTTTGACGAATCATTATATAGACGGACTCATTGGGATTATTGTATTTTTTATTATTTTTGGTTTCTTTATCAAACAAATTACATTTGCTTTTAAAGAGCTAGAACATACAATTATGAAACGTAGCGCTGTAGAAATATTATTTGCTACAATTGGCTTAATTATTGGACTACTCATCTCTGTAATGATTTCATTTATTTTAGAATTGATAGGAAATTCAGTTTTAAATCATTTTATTCCGATTATTATTACAATGATTTTATGTTATTTTGGTTTCCAATTTGGCCTAAAAAAGAGAGACGAGATGTTAATGTTTTTGCCAGAAAACATCTCACGTTCAATGTCGCAACATTCGTTTAAGGCAATCCCAAAAATTATCGATACAAGTGCCATCATTGATGGAAGAGTTATAGATATTATGAAATGTGGGTTTATGGACGGAGAAGTGCTTATTCCACAAGGTGTGATTAATGAATTACAAGTAATTGCTGATGCTAATGATAGTGTTAAACGTGAAAAAGGACAAAGAGGTTTAGATAAACTTAATCAAATATATGATTTAGATTATCCAACGCGTGTTATTCATCCCACAAAATCGCATAGTGATATAGATACTTTGTTGATTAAATTAGCAAAACAGTACCATGCACACATTATTACAACTGATTTTAATCTTAATAAAGTTTGTCATGTACATGGAATAAGTGCGTTAAACGTTAATGATTTATCAGAAGCTATTAAACCAAATGTACACCAAGGAGACCATTTAAATATCTTATTAACTAAAATGGGAAAAGAGCCAGGACAAGGTGTCGGTTATTTAGACGATGGTACTATGGTTGTTGTTGATAATGCTAAGAAATTAATAGGACAACATGTCGATTTAGAAGTGATTAGTTTATTACAAACGTCATCAGGACGTATTGTCTTTGCTAAAAATTTAAATGAAATAACAGAAGAATGA